CAAATAGATTTATTGCACCGGTTGCGCGACGAGCAAAAATTCGAATCGGTTGAGGCTTTAAAAAACCAATTATTAAAAGACAAAGAGGTGTCTTTAGCCTATATAAAATCGCATTTTAATTAGGTTTTCACGTCATGCTGAACTCGTTTCAGCATCTCGTAATCGTTCAAAACCATAAATTTGATTTTACTTTCAAAAGACATCAAATTATAGTGGCAATTCATTAAATTTGTCGCTTAAATTTTCAAGACATGTTACAAGTCCCTTTTATTAGAGAAAACAAAGATTTGGTAATAACCCGATTAGCAAAACGAAACATAGATGCTACTGAAATGATTCATAACGTTATTTCTTTAGATGAAGAAAGAAGACGCATTCAAACCGAGTTGGATAACACCTTGGCAGAATCGAACACACTTTCAAAAGAAATTGGGAACTTATACAAATCGGGTGAAGCACAAAAAGCCAATCTTTTAAAAGAAAAAACAAGTCAGTTAAAAGAAGTTTCAAAAGAATTAAGCGAAGCACTTAATAATAAAGCAGAAGAATTAAACCAATTGCTTTATAAAATTCCAAATGTGCCTAACGAGATCGTGCCTAACGGAAATTCTGATACCGATAACTTTGAAGTTTACAAAGAAGGCAATATTCCTGTATTGCATGAAGGTGCTTTGCCGCATTGGGAATTAGCAAAAAAATACGACATCATCGATTTTGAATTAGGAAACAAAATAACAGGAGCAGGATTTCCTGTTTACAAAGGCAAAGGCGCTCGGTTACAACGTGCTTTAATAGCTTATTTTTTAGATAAAAATACCGCTGCGGGTTATACCGAATATCAATTGCCTCATTTGGTAAATGAAGCATCGGGTTTTGGAACCGGACAATTGCCAGACAAAGAAGGGCAAATGTATCATGTCACCGAAGACAACTTATATTTAATTCCAACTGCTGAGGTGCCTGGAACCAACATTTTTAGAGATGTGGTATTGAACGAAAGCGATCTACCAATAGGCATTACAGGCTACACACCCTGTTTTAGACGTGAAGCTGGAAGTTATGGGGCGCATGTTCGTGGGCTAAACAGGTTGCACCAATTTGATAAAGTGGAGATTTTACGAGTTGAGCATCCAACAAAATCTTATGAAGCGTTGGATGGTATGGTAGAACACGTAAAAACCATTTTGCAAGAACTAAAGTTACCATATAGAATATTAAGACTTTGTGGTGGCGATTTAGGTTTCACTTCGGCTTTAACGTATGATTTTGAAGTGTTCTCAACCGCTCAAGACCGTTGGTTGGAAATATCTTCAGTGTCTAACTTTGAAACCTTTCAAGCAAACCGGTTGAAATTACGTTTTAAAAATAGCGAAGGTAAAAACGAATTGGCACATACACTAAATGGTAGTTCTTTAGCTTTACCACGAGTTTTAGCAGGTATTTTAGAAAATTATCAAACAAAAGATGGTATTGTAATTCCTGAAGTTTTACAAGCATATACAGGTTTTAAAATTATTGATTAAAGCAAAATAAATTTTTCAAAAAAAAGATAAAAACTTACAATATTTCAATATTTGATTTCAAATAATCGACTAAGTGTGAGTTAGTAACGTTTTTTAGCAACTTTATTACGTTTTCTTTTGCGTATCTAAAAAATATTTTCGAAGTTAGAGGCACCAAATCTATTAAACCTACTGACCATGAAGAATATTAAACGCTTAGTAATTTTAATTACACTAATTTTTTTCGCAGGTAAAGTATTATTTTCAGATTTTGAAATATCAAAATCTGAAAATAATGAAACTGCTATTGTAAGTAAATAGGGGTTTTATTCTCATACAATCTTTACACAAAGACTGTCCCCAATCAGTATTACATCGTTTTTTATATTAACGGTAGTTAATGGAACTTTTATTTTGGTTGGTTATGCCCGAATTTTTATTCGGGCATTTTTTTTATAATTATATTAGCAGTAGCTACTCAGCCTATTTATTGAACTCATTTTGCGGCCAATTGAAAAAGTCAAAATGAGTTCATTATCTTTACCACATGAAATCGCTATAATTAAGAAGTTTTTTTGTAAAAAAAATATCAACAAACAAAAGCAATTGATTTATTCCGATGAAAAGTAAAATAATTTTTTATAAATGAAAATCCTATTTATTTTATGCTTTCTATTTAGTGCGTATGCATACTCGCAAGACGATGCATTGGCTAGAGATTACTATAAAAACGGGGATTTTGAAAAAGCATTATTTGAATATAAAAAGTTATACACCCAATCGCCTTCAAACATTAATTATATTTTTCAAATAGTTAGTTCGCATCAAGAATTAGAGCAATATGATGAAGCACAATCATTTTTGTTAAAACTCATGGAACGTATTAATTATCCAGTATTTATGGTGGAATTGGGCTATAATTACCAGCTTAAAAATGATTTGGAAAATGCTAATATCAATTATAATAAAGCTCTGGCTAGCATTGATGAAAATCCTATTAACGTATCTTCTATTGCTAGAAGTTTTCAAAGTCATTCACTAATAAATGAAGCTATTATTGCGTATGAAAAAGCCATGAAACTAAAACCGGATTATAATTTTAATCTGCAATTGGCACAGTTGTATGGCGAGCAGGGAAACATTGAAAAAATGTTTATCAGTTATGTTGATTTTGCCGAGTCTAATCCATTTACATTACCTAATATTAAACGTGCTATAAGCGATTTTATAAGTGAAAATAGTGAGAATGAGAACAACATTATTTTTAGAAAAATTTTGCTTAGAAAAGCACAACAAGAACCAAACATTCTTTGGAATGAGTTTTTAAGTTGGTTGTTTATTCAGCAAAACGATTTTAAAAAAGCATTTGCCCAAGAGAAAGCTGTTTTTAGTAGGCAGCCCGAAAGTTTAATTAGAATAGAAGAATTAGCAGATATTGCCTTTAGTAAAAACGAACTGGAAATCGCTAAAGAAATATATACATACATAACAGCGAACTCGCAAGATTTAGATGTTTTGTTGGAAGCGCACCATCATTTAATGCAATTGGAAATAAAGCAAAGTACGGAAGATAATTATGATGTTATTGATGCCAAATACACCGAGCTATTAAACAAATTTGGAACTTTTTCGCAAACTTTAAAACTTCAAATTGCTTATGCACATTTTTTGGCTTTCAATAAAAACGACCCGAAAAAGGCAACGTCTTTTCTGGAAAAAACATTACAGTTGCCATTAACCGAACTACAGCAAGCCGAAGTGAAATTAGAGTTGGGAGATATTTTGGTTTTACAAGAAAATTTTAACGATGCCTTAATTTATTACACACAAATACAGAGAAATGTAAAAAACAGCACCGTGTCGCAAGAAGCACGATATAAAGTGGCCAAAACCAGTTATTATAAAGGCGATTTTAAATGGGCAGAATCACAGCTTAAAGTACTAAAAGCTTCAACGTCGCAACTTATAGCCAATGATGCCTTAGATTTAAAACTGCTTATTTCCGATAATAAATATGAAGATTCACTTCAGACCGCTCTAAAAAGGTATGCGAAAGCCGATTTATTGTCGTTTCAAAACAAAAATAACGAATCTATAGCCTTGTTAGACACTATTTTAAACAAACACAAAACCGAACCCATCATTCCACAAGCCTTATTTAAACAAGCCCAATTATTTGAAGAAAAAGCCCAATTTGATAAAGCCGAAGCCAATTACAATGCTATTATTACAAATTATGGAGAAGGTGTTTTAGTAGATGATGCCTATTTTAAGTTAGCAGAACTCTACGAAAATCAATTAAATCAGCCAGAAAAGGCAAAAGCATTATACGAGAAAATTATTTTTAACCATGCCGATAGTATTTATTTTGTAGAAGCCAGAAAGCGTTATAGAGCGTTACGAGGTGATGCTATTAATTAGATTTTTAGACGGTTAGACAATTAGATAGTTAGACAATTAGACTGTTAGATTGCTAGACAGTTAGATTATTAAAAGGAACCCAAGACCCAGAACCTTGAACCCAAAACCTTGAACCCAATGATCATATACAACGTAACTTCAAACATAGACGAAAGCATTCATCAGCAATGGCTGACTTGGATGAAAGAAGAACATATTCCACAAATATTAGCTACTGGAAAATTTGAAAAAGCAACGCTTATCAGGGTTTTGGTAGAAGAAGACATGGGAGGCGTTACCTATTCGGTGCAATACCGAACATCATCGCGCGCAGCTTTAGAGGCATATTATAAAGAAGATGCACCAAAATTAAGAGGCGAAGCTCTTAAAAAATTTGCAGATAAAGTATTGGCGTTTAGAACCGAACTTGAAATTGTTGATGAATATTCTAAATAAAAAGATAACAGAAAATAGAGAAGAGAAAAAAGACAAAACAATCATTGTGCCTTCGCGAGTTATTCTTGTTATATTCGTACCATAACACAAAAGACGGTTTACGGATTACGATTTTCAACAAATAACGAAAACCTAATACCCAACACCTAATACCCAACACCCTAAAACAAATGACAGTAAAGGCAAAAAAGCATTTAGGACAACACTTTTTAAACGATGAGGATATTGCGCAAAGAATTGCCGATACACTTACGTTAAAAGGCTATAAAACGGTTTTAGAGATTGGTCCGGGTATGGGCGTGCTAACTAAATATTTACTAAAGAAAGAAGTCACCACCCATGTTATTGAAATTGATACCGAATCGGTAGCCTATTTACAAGCTAATTACTTAAATCTGGCACCACGAATTATAGAAAAGGATTTTTTAAAGTACGATTTAAATCAGATATTTAAAGGCGAACCATTTGCTATTATTGGTAACTTTCCCTATAATATTTCAACCCAAATTGTTTTTAAAACTTTAGAGATGCGCGGCCAAATCCCTGAGTTTTCGGGCATGTTCCAAAAAGAAGTGGCCGAACGTATTTGCTCAAAAGAAGGCAATAAAGTGTATGGTATTTTGTCAGTGTTAGCACAAGCCTATTACGATGCAGAATATCTTTTCACGGTACCGCCAACAGTATTCAACCCACCACCAAAAGTAGAATCGGGTGTGTTACGACTCACAAGAAAAGAAGACTATTCTCTGCCATGTGAAGATGCCTTATTCTTCAAAGTAGTGAAAACAGCATTTCAACAACGAAGAAAAACACTTCGTAACAGTTTAAAAACATTCAATTTAAGTGATAATTTAAGAGAAGATAGTATCTTTGACAAACGTCCAGAGCAATTAAATGTTCAGCAGTTTATAGAACTCACACAGTTAATCGAAAAAGACATTTAAACATCGTATTTTGTCTGAAGAAATAGAAAACATACAATTTGAATTAACCGATGATTTAATAAATCAGGTAGAACGTCTTATTGAAGTAAATGATGACAAAGCGCTTCAGAAACTTTTAAAAGACTTTCACTACGCCGATATTGCCGAAATTTTAGATGAATTAGATTTAGATGAGGCTGTATATATTATAAAACTTCTAGATTCCGAAACCACCGCAGATATCTTAATGGAGCTCGATGAAGACAATCGAGAAAAAGTATTAAGAAACCTGTCTTCAAAAGAAATTGCCGATGAAATTGGTGAACTAGATACCGATGATGCTGCCGATATCATTTCTGAATTACCTGAAGAACGTAAGCGTGAAGTTATCTCACATATTGAAGACGAGGAACACAAGGCAGAAATTGAAGAATTACTGGCTTATGATGAAGATACGGCAGGTGGACTTATGGCAAAAGAGCTGGTTAAAGTCTATGAAACTTGGACGGTTGCAGGCTGTTTACGTCGCATAAGAGGACAAGCCAAAGAAGTAACCCGTGTCCATTCCATTTATGTGGTGGATAAGCAAAATAGATTGGTTGGGCGCTTATCGTTAAAAGATCTTATTGTTGCTAAAAGTGACCAAAGAATAGCTGAATTATCTAACTCTAGCGTTGATTATGTAAATGTACACGACGATGCCGAAGACGTTGCCAGAGTGATGCAGAAATACGATTTGGAAGCCATCCCAGTTGTAGACGATAATCAAATATTATTAGGTAGAATCACTATTGACGACATTGTGGACGTCATGAAAGAAGAAGCCGAGAAAGATTATCAATTAGCTGCAGGTATTACGGCCGATGTAGAGGCCGATGATAATATTTGGGAGCTTACCAAAGCCCGTTTGCCGTGGCTGCTTATAGGCATGTTTGGAGGCATAGGGGCAGCAAGTATTATTAGCGGGTTTAACGATGCCATGCTGAAATTTCCAGCACTTTTAATGTTTATTCCCTTAATACAAGCAACCGCAGGAAACGTTGGTGTACAATCATCTGCCATTGTGGTGCAAGGTTTAGCCAACGACTCCATAAATGGTAATATCATAAGCCGCCTTTTCAAAGAATTTTTATTGGGTTTAGTCAATGGGCTAGCCATTGCATGTATCGTATTGCCTATAAGTCATTTTGCATTTGACACCAGCTATCTAGAGTCATTAACTATATGCGTTGCCTTAATTTCAGTCATCATAATGGCAGCGTTAATAGGTACATTCATCCCTATATTTTTAGACAAACGCGGTATCGATGCCGCCGTAGCTACAGGACCGTTTATTACTACAAGCAACGATGTGTTTGGTATATTAATGTATTTTTTAATCGCAAAGTTTATTTTAGGGTTTTAAACAATTTGGGCGCTACCAAGGTCGGGCTTTATGTTATAAGTCTGCCCATACCTCACTGTGGGCTTTCCACTGCAAATGCGGAGCATTCACAATTTCATTCATTCAAAATAGTTTGAAGAGTCATCCTTAACGCAAAATCAGCAAGGTAAAAAACGTCATGCTGCACTTGTTTCAGCATCACATAATAATTACATTTGATTTTTGAAATGGCATAACATGAAAATCCTTCACCTAGATACCAATCACGACCTTTTAATCAATCAACTAAATGATTTGGGATTTACCAATCATGAAGATTACACGTCTTCAAAAGAAACTATTGAAACCAAAATTTCAGATTATGATGGCATTATTTTAAGGAGCAGATTCGCTATTGACAAACAATTTCTTGATGCTGCCAAAAACCTAAAATTTATTGGACGTGTAGGGGCTGGTTTAGAAAACATAGATTGTGATTATGCTATTACAAAAGGCATTGAACTTATTGCAGCACCCGAAGGTAACCGCAATGCGGTGGGTGAACATACTTTGGGTATGTTACTATCATTATTCAACAAACTAAATAAAGCCGATCAAGAAGTTAGAACAGGCAAATGGTTACGGGAAGCCAATCGAGGTATAGAACTCGACGGAAAAACAGTTGGTATTATTGGTTATGGCAATATGGGTAAAGCCTTTGCGAAAAAGCTATGCGGGTTTGATGTTGAAGTACTGTGCTACGACATACAGGATCAAGTTGGTGATGGCAATGCAAAACAAGTGCCCCTAAAAGAATTTCAAGAAAAAGTGGATGTTGTAAGTTTACACATCCCACAAACGCCTTTAACGTTGAACATGATGAATGCCGATTTTATCAATCAATTTCAAAAACCGTTTTGGTTCATCAATACGGCACGTGGTAAAAGTGTGGTTACGGTAGATTTGGTTTTGGCATTAAAATCTGGAAAAATATTGGGTGCTGGGTTAGATGTTTTAGAATATGAAAAAGCATCTTTTGAAGATATGTTTACGACAACTATGCCCGAACCATTCCAATATTTAATAGCATCACAAAGCGTTCTTTTAACACCACATGTTGCTGGTTGGACTGTCGAAAGCAAAGAAAAACTGGCACAAACCATTGTCGATAAGATTAAAGCAAAATTTTGTTAACTTTAAGCTTTTAAAGCAAACGAAGTGCCATACCAAGCAAACTCACCCGAAGATTACATCAATCAACTTCCAGAGGACAGGCAAGAACCCATTAAGAAGTTGAGAGAAGTCATTAAAAAAAATATCCCAAAAGGTTTTGAAGAAACCATGAGTTATGGCATGATTGGTTATGTAGTGCCTCACACCATATATCCAGATGGGTATCATTGCGCGCCAGAACTGCCTTTGCCGTTTATGAGCATTGCTTCACAAAAAAATACTATAAACGTATATCATTCGGGGGTATACGCTAAAAAAGCATTATACGATTGGTTTGTTGCTGAATATCCCAAATACTGCAAGCGGAAACTCGACATGGGTAAAGGTTGCGTTCGTTTTAAATATATTGATGATATTCCGTACGGACTTATTGGTGAATTAGCTTCAAAAATAACTGTTGAAGAATGGATAAACATGTACGAAAAGAATTTTAGTACATGACAAAAATTCAAATATATTCAGATGTCAGTCTGAGCGCAGTCGAAGACATTGGAAGTATTGTTTTTAATAGCATTTCGACTTTAGTTTATCTTGAACCCAGCCGAAAGGCTCAATGTGACACTCTTCTATTTTTGTCATGTACTAAAGAAAAGAATATTAAAAAATAAACTATAAAATGAAAAACAGAGTTACAGGTATTGGCGGGTTGTTTTTTAAAACGAAAGACCCTAAGGAAACAAAAGATTGGTACAAAAAACATTTAGGATTCAATACCGACGATTATGGCTGTACCTTTTGGTGGAAAGACAAGGAAGGGAACAATTGTTCAACCCAATGGAGCCCGTTTGCTGAAGATACCAAATATTACGAGCCGTCAAAAAAAGACTTTATGTTTAATTATAGGGTTGAAAATTTAATTGAATTAATAAAGGTTTTAAAAAGCGAAGGCGTTACGGTTGTTGGCGATATTGAAGAATACGAATACGGCAAATTTGGTTGGATTTTAGATAACGATGGCAATAAAATTGAACTTTGGGAACCCATAGATAGTGCTTTTTTGTAAATTTTAAGACCCAAGACCCAAGACCCAAGACCCAAGACCCAAGACCCAAGACCAACAACCATCCACTAACACCCATCAACCAAATTGACTTATTTCGAAATTCTACAATCATTCCATTTAACCGTATTGCAATGGACAGCTATTTGTTTTGCGGTTTTTTTATTGGGATTAGCAAAATCAGGTGTCAAAGGCATTGGGATTATTATTGTTGTGATACTGGCTTTTGTGTTTGGTGAAAAAGCATCCACAGGTATTTTGCTTCCTATGCTAATTTGTGCCGATATTTTTGCTGTGGTATATTACAACAAGCATGCGCAATGGCACTATATAAAAAAATTGTTGCCTGCTATGGTTATTGGGGTTTTAGTAGGCGTTTGGGTAGGTAATGATATTTCTGAAGTTGTTTTTAAACGCATTATGGCGGTCATCATCATTGGATCTGTGCTCATTATGTTTTATATGGAAAACCGAAAATCTACCACCGTACCAACCAATAAGTGGTTTTCTAATTCAGCGGGGTTTCTGGCAGGCTTTACCACGATGGTCGGTAATTTGGCAGGTCCTATTTCCGATATTTATTTTCTTGCCATGCGTCTGCCTAAAAACGAATTTATAGGGACAGCTGCTTGGCTATTCTTTATAATAAATGTGTTTAAATTGCCCTTTCATTTTTTTGTTTGGAAAACCGTTAGTGTAGAAACATTGGTTTTGAATTCGATTTTAATACCCATGGTTATTTTGGGCTTTTTCTTGGGAGCTTATATAGTGAAACTCATTTCGAATGTTAATTACAGACGTTTTGTGCTAATAGTCACAGCTTTGGGAGGCATCATCATGTTGTTTAGATAATAAAATAGTAACTTTTTTAGAGTTTAAAAACCGTCATTCACTCTTCATTATTCTCCATAAACTTACGTTCCAGTTCTGCTTGAAACTCTTCCATAACGGGGCGTACGGTGCTTTCGGGTAAGTCGGCAATTCTAATATACATCAATCCATCAACAGCATTGTTAAATAAAGGATCTACATTGAATGCCAGTAATTTGGCGTTTTGTTTTATGTATTTTTTAAGTAGTACAGGTAGGCGTAACGCACCTGGTTCAATCTCATCAATAATTTTGTCAAATTTGTTTAAATCGGCTTCAGTTTCATCAAAAACAAAATCTTTGTCGGCGTCTTTCAGTTTTACTTTAAATTCTTTTTTAGGACTCACATATTGCGCTAAATAGGGGTCGTAATAATGCGATTTCATAAACTCAATCATCAACGATTTCGAGAAATTGGAAAACTGATTGCTAATGCTCACACCGCCAATTAAATATTTATGTTCAGGGTAACGTAAGGTGATATGTACGATGCCTTTCCAAAGTAAAAACAATGGCATCGGTTTTTGTTGATATTCTTTAATAATGAAAGCACGTCCCATTTCGATGGACTCACTCATCATTTTATATAACTCGGGTTCAAACCGAAACAAGTCTTGTAAATAAAAACCATTAATACCGTAACGTTCAAAAATTCTAGAGCCTAAACCCAATCTGTAGGCTCCTGCAAGCACCTTATTGTCATTATCCCATAGAAACATATGGTGGTAATAGTTATCAAAAACATCTAAATCTATGGATTCATTGGTGCCTTCACCAACTTCTCTAAAAGTAATTTCGCGTAAACGACCAATTTCACGCAGGATATTAGGAATTTTATAGGCCTCAGCTAAAAAGACTTCATAGTTTTTACTTTGTAGTAACCTAGAGTCATCCTTACGTAACGCTTCTACCTCACTAATCATTAATGTATTTTCAACAGGTGTTACAATACGTTTTGGCGCTTTAGGTGTTTTTAAAGTAGATTGAATGTTATCTAATATTTTCGATTTGTTTTCAAAAGAATTCGATAACATATAGGTTTTTCGTCTTAAAAATTCTGAAAAATCATCAAGAGATGTATGTTCTTTTTGGTCTTCAACCGAAATGGGTTTTCCTATTCTAACTTTAATGGTACGCCTTTTTTGCGTTAATACTTCAGAAGGTA
This genomic window from Mariniflexile sp. TRM1-10 contains:
- the serS gene encoding serine--tRNA ligase, coding for MLQVPFIRENKDLVITRLAKRNIDATEMIHNVISLDEERRRIQTELDNTLAESNTLSKEIGNLYKSGEAQKANLLKEKTSQLKEVSKELSEALNNKAEELNQLLYKIPNVPNEIVPNGNSDTDNFEVYKEGNIPVLHEGALPHWELAKKYDIIDFELGNKITGAGFPVYKGKGARLQRALIAYFLDKNTAAGYTEYQLPHLVNEASGFGTGQLPDKEGQMYHVTEDNLYLIPTAEVPGTNIFRDVVLNESDLPIGITGYTPCFRREAGSYGAHVRGLNRLHQFDKVEILRVEHPTKSYEALDGMVEHVKTILQELKLPYRILRLCGGDLGFTSALTYDFEVFSTAQDRWLEISSVSNFETFQANRLKLRFKNSEGKNELAHTLNGSSLALPRVLAGILENYQTKDGIVIPEVLQAYTGFKIID
- a CDS encoding tetratricopeptide repeat protein produces the protein MKILFILCFLFSAYAYSQDDALARDYYKNGDFEKALFEYKKLYTQSPSNINYIFQIVSSHQELEQYDEAQSFLLKLMERINYPVFMVELGYNYQLKNDLENANINYNKALASIDENPINVSSIARSFQSHSLINEAIIAYEKAMKLKPDYNFNLQLAQLYGEQGNIEKMFISYVDFAESNPFTLPNIKRAISDFISENSENENNIIFRKILLRKAQQEPNILWNEFLSWLFIQQNDFKKAFAQEKAVFSRQPESLIRIEELADIAFSKNELEIAKEIYTYITANSQDLDVLLEAHHHLMQLEIKQSTEDNYDVIDAKYTELLNKFGTFSQTLKLQIAYAHFLAFNKNDPKKATSFLEKTLQLPLTELQQAEVKLELGDILVLQENFNDALIYYTQIQRNVKNSTVSQEARYKVAKTSYYKGDFKWAESQLKVLKASTSQLIANDALDLKLLISDNKYEDSLQTALKRYAKADLLSFQNKNNESIALLDTILNKHKTEPIIPQALFKQAQLFEEKAQFDKAEANYNAIITNYGEGVLVDDAYFKLAELYENQLNQPEKAKALYEKIIFNHADSIYFVEARKRYRALRGDAIN
- a CDS encoding DUF4286 family protein, whose product is MIIYNVTSNIDESIHQQWLTWMKEEHIPQILATGKFEKATLIRVLVEEDMGGVTYSVQYRTSSRAALEAYYKEDAPKLRGEALKKFADKVLAFRTELEIVDEYSK
- the rsmA gene encoding 16S rRNA (adenine(1518)-N(6)/adenine(1519)-N(6))-dimethyltransferase RsmA gives rise to the protein MTVKAKKHLGQHFLNDEDIAQRIADTLTLKGYKTVLEIGPGMGVLTKYLLKKEVTTHVIEIDTESVAYLQANYLNLAPRIIEKDFLKYDLNQIFKGEPFAIIGNFPYNISTQIVFKTLEMRGQIPEFSGMFQKEVAERICSKEGNKVYGILSVLAQAYYDAEYLFTVPPTVFNPPPKVESGVLRLTRKEDYSLPCEDALFFKVVKTAFQQRRKTLRNSLKTFNLSDNLREDSIFDKRPEQLNVQQFIELTQLIEKDI
- the mgtE gene encoding magnesium transporter, coding for MSEEIENIQFELTDDLINQVERLIEVNDDKALQKLLKDFHYADIAEILDELDLDEAVYIIKLLDSETTADILMELDEDNREKVLRNLSSKEIADEIGELDTDDAADIISELPEERKREVISHIEDEEHKAEIEELLAYDEDTAGGLMAKELVKVYETWTVAGCLRRIRGQAKEVTRVHSIYVVDKQNRLVGRLSLKDLIVAKSDQRIAELSNSSVDYVNVHDDAEDVARVMQKYDLEAIPVVDDNQILLGRITIDDIVDVMKEEAEKDYQLAAGITADVEADDNIWELTKARLPWLLIGMFGGIGAASIISGFNDAMLKFPALLMFIPLIQATAGNVGVQSSAIVVQGLANDSINGNIISRLFKEFLLGLVNGLAIACIVLPISHFAFDTSYLESLTICVALISVIIMAALIGTFIPIFLDKRGIDAAVATGPFITTSNDVFGILMYFLIAKFILGF
- a CDS encoding 2-hydroxyacid dehydrogenase; protein product: MKILHLDTNHDLLINQLNDLGFTNHEDYTSSKETIETKISDYDGIILRSRFAIDKQFLDAAKNLKFIGRVGAGLENIDCDYAITKGIELIAAPEGNRNAVGEHTLGMLLSLFNKLNKADQEVRTGKWLREANRGIELDGKTVGIIGYGNMGKAFAKKLCGFDVEVLCYDIQDQVGDGNAKQVPLKEFQEKVDVVSLHIPQTPLTLNMMNADFINQFQKPFWFINTARGKSVVTVDLVLALKSGKILGAGLDVLEYEKASFEDMFTTTMPEPFQYLIASQSVLLTPHVAGWTVESKEKLAQTIVDKIKAKFC
- a CDS encoding DUF1801 domain-containing protein, which produces MPYQANSPEDYINQLPEDRQEPIKKLREVIKKNIPKGFEETMSYGMIGYVVPHTIYPDGYHCAPELPLPFMSIASQKNTINVYHSGVYAKKALYDWFVAEYPKYCKRKLDMGKGCVRFKYIDDIPYGLIGELASKITVEEWINMYEKNFST
- a CDS encoding VOC family protein, with the translated sequence MKNRVTGIGGLFFKTKDPKETKDWYKKHLGFNTDDYGCTFWWKDKEGNNCSTQWSPFAEDTKYYEPSKKDFMFNYRVENLIELIKVLKSEGVTVVGDIEEYEYGKFGWILDNDGNKIELWEPIDSAFL
- a CDS encoding sulfite exporter TauE/SafE family protein, whose translation is MTYFEILQSFHLTVLQWTAICFAVFLLGLAKSGVKGIGIIIVVILAFVFGEKASTGILLPMLICADIFAVVYYNKHAQWHYIKKLLPAMVIGVLVGVWVGNDISEVVFKRIMAVIIIGSVLIMFYMENRKSTTVPTNKWFSNSAGFLAGFTTMVGNLAGPISDIYFLAMRLPKNEFIGTAAWLFFIINVFKLPFHFFVWKTVSVETLVLNSILIPMVILGFFLGAYIVKLISNVNYRRFVLIVTALGGIIMLFR
- a CDS encoding GNAT family N-acyltransferase — translated: MTKQQDSGLVSAKEVAKVINVDNYGFIGTFIGWLLMKVLKISTLNKFYTRNKHLQGIDFLDKILDEFQIKFEIPEEDLKRLPKDGAYITVSNHPLGGIDGILLLKLMLEQRSDFKIIANFLLHRIEPMKPYIMPVNPFEDRKDVKSSLVGFKNAILHLREGCPLGIFPAGEVSTYRDGKLMVDRPWEEAAMKLVKKAEVPVVPIYFHAKNSRLFYKLSKISDTLRTAKLPSEVLTQKRRTIKVRIGKPISVEDQKEHTSLDDFSEFLRRKTYMLSNSFENKSKILDNIQSTLKTPKAPKRIVTPVENTLMISEVEALRKDDSRLLQSKNYEVFLAEAYKIPNILREIGRLREITFREVGEGTNESIDLDVFDNYYHHMFLWDNDNKVLAGAYRLGLGSRIFERYGINGFYLQDLFRFEPELYKMMSESIEMGRAFIIKEYQQKPMPLFLLWKGIVHITLRYPEHKYLIGGVSISNQFSNFSKSLMIEFMKSHYYDPYLAQYVSPKKEFKVKLKDADKDFVFDETEADLNKFDKIIDEIEPGALRLPVLLKKYIKQNAKLLAFNVDPLFNNAVDGLMYIRIADLPESTVRPVMEEFQAELERKFMENNEE